In Hymenobacter volaticus, the genomic window TCGGGCGCATCGGCTACGGCCTTGTAGTAGGCGCGCACAGCGGCGCAATGGTAAGCTCGGTCGAGCGAGGTCGATGGCATCAGGGAACGAGCTACCACCGAGTTGGCGCCGTCGCAGCCGATAATAAGGGCAGCCCGGAGTGGCCGTTGGGTTGCATCGGCGGGCGTGAGCGTGACGCCGTGTTCGTCGGTTTGTAGACGGCGAATGGCATAGCCTTCCAGTACTTCTGTGTTGGTATGTCGGCGCACCAAGGTCAGCAGGGCGTCGTCGAAATGCAGGCGCGGGCTGTTGAAGGCAGGATTATGCCAAGCAATGCGCAGTTCTTCACCGCTCGGCGCTAACAAGCGGCTGTGCGTGGTTGGAGCGTGGTGTGAAGCCAGTAGTGCCTGCAGTTCCGTGACGTAACTGGGGTCGAGGCGCGCGAGGTATTTGAGGGTGGGGCTGGGAATAGCGTCGCCGCAAATTTTGTCGCGCGGAAATTGAGCTTTGTCTACGAGGGCTACGCGCCTGCCACTGGAGCGCAAGGCCAACGCGCAAGCGGTGCCCGCCGGCCCGGCTCCTACAATAACTACGTCGTATTCGTTGGTAACGGGCACAGGCGAAGGTACTACGCCGCCGCAGCTTGTTGCCTGGCGATGGTTGCGAGCAGGCCTGAGCTTTGGTGCGGTATTCTTTTAGTCCGAGAATTAGCCATCAATTGCTTCCTGCAAATACGCACAGAAAGGCTGCATGGCACGGAACACCGTGGGCACGTAGGTATCGAGGTCGAGTTTGCGGGCAGTTGCGTCGGGCACGGAATGACTAACAATAAAGCTTTTGTGCTTTAGCAGCTCGATTTCGGGATGGTCGGCGGGGTAACCAGCAGGTGCCTTTTTCAACTTCTCGCCTTCCACTCCAGCAAAGTACTGGCTGAAATCAGGGGTTTGTAGCAGCTTGTGAAGAGCCGCACTATTGTAGTCGATTTCCTGCCGGATACGGGCTAGCTGCTCTTTGTCGGGCTCATACATTCCGCCCGCCAGCAAAGTTTGTCCGTTGGGGCCTAGCTGCACATAGTAGCCGGGGTTGTTACTTTTCTTGCCACCGCCGGAGAAATACGCGCTGAAATGAGTTTTGTAAGGCCGCTTGTTGCGGGAGAAACGCACGTCGCGGTAGATGCGGAAGATGCACTGCTTGGGCTCCAGGCCAACTAGTGCCGGGTCATGCGCGGCCATCTGCTTCAGCCAGCGCCCTACAGCAGCTTCAAATTCCGGCCGCAGTCGGTCGTAGGTGGCTTTATGCTCCTGAAACCAGTCTCGTTCGTTGTGCTGGGTGAGTTCGGCGAGAAAATCGTAGAGTTGGGGCGTGTTCATGAAAAGTAGTTGGCGGCCGTTAGCAAACGAAAGCTGGACCGCGAGTATAAAGCAAACCACACATACCGGCCGCTTACTGCCGCCTGGTCTTCCGCATTTCCTGCTGCCGCATGGGCATCACGTCAATGGTCGAAAACAGCGAACTTGGCGCTACGGGCTCGGTTTCGCGGCGCTTGGCGCCTCCGTCCTTCCCAATTAGTAACGCTGTAAAACCCGTGGTTGAAACGCGGAGGTTTTCCGTCAGGTACTTCTTGTCAGTGGGCGAAACTTGATTGAGCAACACTTCTTGCACCAGCAGGTCGCGGGCTGCTAGGTCAGCCCGAGCGGGCGCTAGCAACTGGCGTTGGCGCAGCAAGGCGTCGTCGGTGGCCGTGGGCGCGCAAAGTAACAGCACTCGTTTTTGCCAGCGGCTAGCTTTCAGCAACGCGGTTAAGGAGCTTTTAGGCGCAGTGCTTGCCTGCCCTCTCGCTACAGCGGAGCCTAAAACAACGCCCCCAAGTACAAGCAGCCAGCGAAAAGAAGTAAGACGCATGGTGACGTAGAAAAGCCAGTGAAGTAGGTATCTAACGTGCAAACAGGCCCCAGAGGCTGAGGTTTGCTGACAAGCTTCTTGAAGTCTAGCGGACTCTGGAAGTTACCTAAGCGCCGTTATTTTCAACATACCTCGCGTTTTGCTCTAACGACAACACCAATTCCAGCCACTCGAACACTGCCCGGTATGCTGCAGCCCGCACCGCCGGAGCCGACAGAAACAGGTCGTGGATGCCGCCTTCTATGGCCTTCACCGTCACCTTGCTACCGAGCCGCGGACTTAGTTGGCGGATGTGCGCCACGTCGAGCACAATATCGGAACGGTGGAAATCATCGGACCATTTCCGGCCGTAGGCGGTGCGGTCGGAGTGTAGCACCAGTACCGGTATTTGCAGGTCCAGACCGCGCCGGATCTGCCGGTGGCCGAGTCGGATAGCACGCAGCCAGCCTGCATTAATTGTAAATACCCGGTTAGGTTTCCAGGCCAAATCGTAATCCCACTGGCCCCGGTAGGCGCGGTGCAGGCTCTGACCGTAGGTATCGGATAGGCTAGCGGGCAATTTCAAGTCGGGTAGCAAGGCTCCCAAACTAGTTACGAGGGGCACACTCAGCTTTCGGTACCAAGGCTGAAACAAGTCGAAAAACGGGCTATTCAATACCAGCGCCGCCAGTTCGGCCGTTGGGCGGGCCTTGGCATAAAGCGAGATAATCAGCCCACCCGTAGAGTGGCCGCTGAGCACAACAGTCGTACTGCCCTCGGCCCGTATTACGGCGAGGGCCGCGTCGAGGTCATCGTAATACTCGGTTAGGTCCCGGACGTTGTTGGGGCGCTGATGCCGTAAGATAGCCCGGCCATACTTGCGCAAATCGAGGGCGTAGAAGCGGAACCCGTGCGCAGCATACTCGGTGGCCATGTCGCGCTGGAAAAAGTAGTCGTTGAAGCCGTGAACGTAGAGCACTGCGCGCGTGGCGGCCGGCGACTTACGGTAGCGCACCAGCGTAGCCCGTACCGAGCCCTCGTAGTCGGTGGACTGCGGCAGATGGCGCAACTCGAAATTGGGGCCTAGCGGGTCGGGTAAATACGTGTCAGGGTCGGGGTCAAGAGAGGAAGCCATGGTAAAGAATACGGAAATAATTGAAAACAGCTTAGAGCAGATCCGCAATATCCGTTCACGCGACTAGGTGCTTTGTCCAGCTAGAATAGGCTATCACCAACGGCCACTACACCACTTAGTTCGCCTGCCTGGCCTTGCTCTTGGATAGCGTCTAGCAAAATAAGTATTGCGCTGTCTTCACCTTACTGCCAAGATATTAAAACATTAACCCACTCAATTTCAACGGCTAATAATCACAAAACACATTCATATACTTCCACCTATACTAAGAGCTTTCTATTGCCCGTTCGACAAGCAACGGAAGCTGGCCAGCATTTTGCATTGTCTACTGACGAGCTTCATTTACTCTCCTCTTCATGCGACTCCTTGCCCTGCTGGCTGCGGCCTTGCTGCTAACTTTGTGTGCCCGTTCTGCTTCGCCTCTTATGATAGCCGTTGAACCCGATCCGGCGTTTCGCGCCCAACAGCAGCAGTATCCGCGCGTGCGAGACGCTTATGCCCTGCACGAAGCCAACCTTCACGCGTTGCTGCGGCGAAATGGCATTCAAGCAGGACGGCTGGAGCTATACCTGCGGGCGTTCAAGGTGGGCCGACGGCTGGAAGCGTGGGGCCGCGAACAAGGCACTGGCGAGTTTGTGCTGTTGCGAACCTATGCTTTGGCCGGCACTTCGGGCTCGCTCGGCCCCAAACACCAAGCCGGCGACAAGCAAGTACCCGAAGGCTTCTACATGATTAACCGCTTCAACCCGGCCAGCAACTACCACCTGTCGCTGGGCCTCGACTACCCCAATGCCGCCGATCTGCGCCATGCCGCTCCCGACCCCGGCGGCGACATTTTTATTCACGGCTCCAACGTCACGGTTGGTTGCCTGCCCATCACCGATGCTGGAATTCGGGAGCTGTACGTGTTGGCCGTCGAAGCCCGCAGTGCCGGCCAAACTGATATTGCCGTGCACATTTTCCCGTTTGAAATGACTGCCGAAAACCTAGCTCGCCGCGTAGCTAGTCCGCACCTTGGCTTTTGGCAGGGCTTGGTAGCTGGCTACCAGTATTTCGAAGATCACCATCAGCTTCCCACCATGCATGTAGATGCCCACGGCGCGTATGCGGTGGAGTAGAACACGAAGGTGAGATGGTAAGTTGTAGCCTTGACAATTGCTTGCTTAGTACCTTGCCGTCATGCCCGCTTATCTTACCCTCGACGATTTTCCAACTCCTAAGAACCTCCGCGACTCCGCAGTACTGGTGCCTATTTTCGAGGATGCCGCCGGGGAACTCCATGTGGTGATGGTTCGCCGCAGTAGCTATGGCGCTCATGGCGGCGAATTGGCTTTTCCGGGCGGCAAGCACGAGCCCACCGACGCGTCGTTGCTGGCTACGGCCCTGCGGGAAGCGGAAGAAGAAGTTGGGCTGGCACCGGCCAACGTGGAAGTGCTGGCCGCCTTACCCACCGTAGATGTGCCAAGTGGCTTTCGAATCACGCCGTTCCTAGGCAAGATTCGGCGGCCAGAAGTGTGGCAGTGGCAGCAGCGCGAAGTAGAGGAAGTACTAGAAATTCCGCTCCGCCACCTCGCCGACCCTACCCAGCATGTGGAAGAGGTATGGCAACTCCCCCGTTGGCCCGGCCCGCGGCGCGTACCCTTCTACCAAATTGCCGGCGGCTACAAGCTCTGGGGCGCCAGCTACCGCATCATCTCGCCCCTCATCCAGCCGCTACTTGCTGGTGAATATGTGAAATCATAAAGCAGTAATAAACGGTACTGCCAGTCCTACATCTACTTGCCTAAACATCTGATGCGCTGACGTTGCCGAACTAACCGCACCGTCATGCTGAGGCTGTACAAGTGATAACGCTAAGCTAACCGTCAGTGCAATAAGCTAAGGATGTAAGGATGTAACAAAGCCGAAGCACCCCTCATGCTGACGATGACAAACTATATCGGTCATGCTGAGCGCAGCCGAAGCATCTCGCTCGCATCGTTGAGTTAGTACTGCAACCTCAGCACGCGAGATGCTTCGGCTGCGCTCAGCATGACAATAGTATAATAGTATCACAACGTCAGGCGTACAACATCACCACGCGAGATACTTTGGCTTTGTTACATCCTTGACTTGATGCGCCATATACTCAGCGTGACCGTTCTTTAACATTGCACCATAATCTGGCACGAAATTGCGTTACTGTGCCGCTAGTATCTTTCGACTATGAAACGACTTTTTTTCCTGCTTCTCACGCTTGTCCCAGCGGCTGCTTGGGCCCAGGGCGAGCAAAGCCTCTGGTATTTCGGGCAGCAAGCCGGGTTGAGCTTTCCGGTAGGGGGTGGCGCTCCGACGCCGCTGCTCAATAGCAAAATGACTACTTACGAGGGTTCGGCAGTAGCTACGAATGCCCAAGGCCAGCTGCTGTTTTACACCAACGGCGAGAATATCTTCAACCGCCAGCATACCGTCATGCCCAACGGCCGCAACCTGACGGGTTCCAGCGCCAGCACTCAAAGCGCCCTCATCGTGCCCGATCCTGGTAGCGGCAACGTGTTCTACGTGTTTACGGTTGGCGCGCAAGGTGGCAAGGAAGGGCTGCGCTACTCGGTAGTGGACATGACCCGCGACAATGGCCTCGGCGATGTGCCCCGCGCCAACATTCTGCTCATTTCGCCCGTTGCCGAAAAGCTGAGCGCCGTGCGTCACCAAAACGGGCGCGACGTATGGGTGGTAGCGCACCGCTGGAACTCTAATGCCTTCGTGAGCTACCTCGTGACGGCCGATGGCGTGCAGGGCAAACCTATTCTGAGCAATGTGGGCGGCATGCACGCCGGCCCCGGCCGCAATGCCATCGGCGCTATGAAGTTCTCGCCCGATGGCCGTAAAATAGCTGTGGCCGTGTGGCGCGAAGCCAACCGCTACGAGGTGTTCGACTTCGACCGCAACACGGGCTTGGTGAAGAACCCGAAAGTCTTCTCTCCTTACCCAGAAGCCTACGGCATCGAATTCTCGCCTGATGGCACCAAGCTCTATGGTTCCAGCAACGGTGAAGGCGGCGGCCAAGCCCAAATATTCCAGTTCGACTTGAAAACCGGCAAAGCAGCGGTAATCGGCAAATCGGCCAACCGCAAAGTAGGCCAGCTCCAGCGCGCCCCCGACGGTAAAATTTACGTGGCCCGCGAAGACAATCCCTTCCTCGGCCTTATCACCAACCCCAACGGCGACGCTGCCACCGCCAAATACGTGGACGACGGCCTGAAGCTCGGTGGCCGCCGCGGAAAACTCGGCCTCCCCAACTTCATTACCGAGCCAGGGAAGTAAGTGAAGGGAGAAGTTGCCTTTCAGAGCACAAGGCGGCCTGACTAATTGAACCTGCTTGAAAAGAAAAAGCCCTTGCTAATGCTACCATCAGCAAGGGCTTTTTGCGCTACAGTAGCAACAGCAACGCTATTCCAAGATTCTAGACTCTACTGGGTCTTGCCGCCAAATTTGAAGCGCAGAAACCCGGCGGCCACTGATATGTAGGGGTCTTTGTTGGCAAAAAGGCCAGCTATGTCGCGGGTGCTAATGCCGCCTTCGTAAACGCTGGTCGCAACAGTCAAGCCCAGGGGTATGCCAATACCATACCCCGCCCCACCCGATACGCCGCTGCTCAGGCGCAGCCAGCTTACGGGCTTGTAATCGAGGCCTGCACCAACAAAAGGCGACGTGATGTTGCCCGCCACGTTGTTGAGGGGAAGCGTTACGTCGAGGCCCGTTTCAAAGAATTCGCTGATGCGGAAGCCGGCGCCCAGCCGCATTTTGGTTGGCAATTTGGCTTTGCGGTCCTGGCCCGTCTGGTACTGAAACAAACTGTCGGTGCCGGAGGCAAAGATTTCGGCGGCTTCTTTGAAAAAGTCGTAGCTGCCCACGCCGGCCGATTTGAGGCGCTTCAGTTTCTGGTCGTTGGCCGTGAGCAAATTGCCTTCCCAGGTCATGTTGCCCATATCCGTGACGGCCGCGCCCAAGCGCACGATCTTGCCCACTTCCGCCGACAAGCCTAGGTCGAAGCCGTTGCCGTGGCCCACGGGTTGCAAGCCGTTGGTGCGGGTTTCGAAGTTGAAATTTGGGTCGGAGGTTAAGTTGCCGTAGTTGATATCGAACACCGCCGACAGAGAGCTGTAAGCTTGCAAGTCGCCGGGCTTTACGCGCACGTCTATTACGCCAACACCCTGAATATATCGGTAACCCGCCCCGGCCGAGAGTTGGAACAAGGGCAAATCAACGATGCGCTTGCCCCAGGCAATGTTGAACTCGTTGAGCGCCGAAAATTGAAGCTTCGTCCCATCCAGCGCCTCCGACACGAGCGGAATGTTGCTGGCACTAGCCGTGGCGTAAATCGGAGCATCTCTGCCCAAAAACATCAATTCCGCCGCATTTCTATTAAGCTCAACGTGGCCAACAGAGCGTACGCGGTTGCTGATAGCAATTCCCCCCAAAGCGGGTATCTGTACTGCCAGGCCTAGCGTCGTTGCGTCAGCATTCAGGTTGAGGGCGTTGTCGGAAGTGAAGCCGCGGGCTAGCTCTTGTTTTTCGCTTAGCGTCAGCTCGTCGTTGGTGTTGTACACAAACTTGCGCAACTGGTCACGCGTGAGCGACTTCGAGCTTATTCCGGCCCCAAACTCCCCGATGGTAAACGCGAACCGGGCCCCACCTACCCGTCCAAGGTTGGCGGGGTTAATACCAATAGCTTGGTAGTCGGTAGCAAAAGTAGTGGCTACCCCGCCGCGGCCGGTTGCCGTGAAATTGCTTATCTCGTTTTGGGCCTGTACCGAGAGCGTAGTTCCCAGTAGAAGGGCCGCCAGTGTGAAGGAGCGAAGCTTATTCACAGCGACATGCATTTGCGTAAAGTTTGCCATAGCGGAAAAGAACAACCGATTTCTTCAAATGTACTATTATGAGCTAGTTTGCAAGCGTATTACGCTGATCCCATTGTTTTATTCTGCTGAAGCTCCTCTCCGTTTTACGTCTTGATGGCCAAGCGCTTTTCCGTTTCCGAGTACACCGACGGCGTCCTGAGTGGCAACCGCGTCATGCTGAGCCGTGCTATTACGCTGGTGGAGAGCACCTTGCCTTCCGACCAAGCGTTAGCTCAGCAAGTGCTTGATGCCGTGCTGCCCCACGCGGGTCGCTCGGTGCGGGTCGGTATTACGGGCGTGCCGGGGGTAGGCAAAAGCACGTTTATTGAGGCGTTGGGCTTGCACTTAGTGAACACCCAAGGCCACCGGCTGGCCGTATTGGCCGTTGACCCCAGCAGCCAACGCAGCGGCGGCAGCATCCTCGGCGACAAAACCCGTATGAACTTACTGGCCGCACACCCGCAAGCTTTCATTCGCCCTTCGCCGGCCGGGCGGAGCTTGGGCGGCGTTACGCGGGCCACGCGCGAAGCCATGGCCCTCTGCGAAGCGGCAGGCCACGACGTCATCTTTGTGGAAACCGTGGGCGTAGGCCAGAGCGAAACCGCCGTACACAGCATGGTCGATTTTTTCCTGTTGCTGATGCTGGCTGGAGCCGGCGACGAGCTGCAAGGCATCAAGAAGGGCATCATGGAAATGGCCGATGCCGTCACCATCACCAAAGCTGACGGCGACAACGAACTAGCTTCCCGCCGCGCCCGCCGCGAATATCAAAACGCCCTCCACCTCTTCCCGCTGGCCCCCAGCGCCTGGTCGCCCGTGGTTACCACCAGCTCGGCCCTGACGGGTGCGGGGGTGCCCGAAGTGTGGGCTATTGTAGAACGATACGTTCAGCAAACCCAAGCCAGCGGCTACTTCCAGCGCCGTCGGCAGGAGCAAAACCTGCACTGGCTCCACGAAACCATCCGCGAAACCCTGGAAGCCCATTTCTTCGCCCGCCCCGAGGTGCAGCAACATCTGCCCGCCGTGCAACAGCGCGTATTATCCGGTCAGCAATCCGCCTTTGGAGCCGCCGCCGAGTTACTAGGGCTCTAGCGCTACGCGCGTGGCGGGCCTAGTAAGTCCCACTTGTTGCCGTAGAAATCCTGAAACACGGCTACGCTGCCGTAGCTTTCGTAGCGCGGCTCTTCCAGAAACTGCACGCCGCGCGCTTGCATGGCCGCATGATCGGTGTCGAAGTCGGTGGTGTGCAAAAACAGGATTACGCGGCCACCTGCTTGGTTTCCGATGTGTTGGACCTGCTCTTCGGTAGCAGCTTGGGCTAGGAGCAGGTGCGTGGCAGCACCCGCTGGCGCTACTACCACCCACCGTTTCCCGTTGCCTTGGTCGGTGTCTTCTAGCAGTTCAAACTCGAGTACGTTCGTGTAGTAGGCTATAGCTTCGTCGTAATTACGCACGAGCAGCGTCAGGGCTCCGATGTATTGGCTCATAGCGCGCAAAGGTAAATACTGACGCGCTTTGCCCCTCCTACCCCTTCTTTGGCCGCAACGCCAGGTAATCGAGGTAGTACAGCACCTTGATGGACACCGAATTGTTGTGCGGTGTATTGATGGTGTTGCTCAGGTTGTTGAAGTAAAGCGGCGTCGCCTCGTTGCCGGAGCGGTAGTCGTAGTCGGGGTTGTTGGCGTTCTTCCACACCACGCTGATTTGGGAGCCCGGCGCAAACCACCACGAGTACACCGCATCGATGTTGAAGGCATTGTAGGTGTTGTCGCGGTTGCGGCGGTAATCGACCAATTCCTCGTTGCCACCGGGCGTGAGCCGCGCAAAATCCTGATAGAGCACGTTGCTGGTGTAGTGCCGCGTGCGGAATGTAAACGACATGCGGTTAGAGAACGTGTAGGCCATCGACAACACGTTGGAAACCGTAACCACGTTGCGGCGACCCAAAATTACCTGCCCAATGAATTCCTGGTCGAGCGGTTCGCCTTCGTCCATGCCGCCGTTTACGTAGCCAATCTGGTTGAGCTTGTAGTCCCACTCGATGTTGTAGCGGAAGTTGAGCTTGTTGTTGACGCGGTAGCGCGGCGACACGGCCAAGCCGTAGCCCATGCGGCGCGGCCGCGGCAGCCGGTCGTCCTCGGCATAAGTGCGAATGCCGCCGTTTACGTCCCAGGCCAGTTTCTTGCGGTAATCCGTCGACATAAACCCTCCCACGTTGACGCTGCTCGGTACCCGCACATAATACTCGCCGAGCGGGAACACCCGCGGCTCGTAGAAGTCGTTTTTCGTGGGGTCGATGTTCACGTTGAAGCCCGTAGTGATAAAGCTCTTAGTGAACGTGGTTTGCGTGCCGCCCGAAATACTAATGTCTTGGTAGCGCGTGGGCTTGTAGAGCAACGACTGCGTGATTTCGCTCCAGCTGTAGAGGTTGTTTACCTTCCAGAACGGCTTGTACTTGTTGTAATTGAAGTAGATGTTCTGCGAGATGTTGTTGTTACCGAACAGGATGCCCAAGTCGTTGGGGTTGTAGCGGTTGGACTCGATGCCGTGGTTGAAGCCCCACGTGAAAGCTCCACTGATTTTGCCGAAGCCTATTTGGTACTTGTAGCCGTCTTGGTCATCGATTTCCTTTTCCGAACCAAACACCTTGCCCCGGCGGCGCGAGTACACGATGCGGCCATCCAGCGCATACGAGTTCTTTTTGTTGGCAAAGCGAAACAGCCCGCCCGTCACGTTGGCGTCGTAGGTGCTGCCCGCGCGGGTCACGTTGGTGTTGATGAGGCTGACGTAGGAGTTGTTTTTCAAGCTCTGGTCGAGTACCGCAATGCTGTAGTTGCTGAACGGCTGTGTCTTCACCGACCGTTCTTCGCCGGTTTCGGTGTTCCGAATGGTGGCGTACACGTCGTTGCTGAGGGCGTTGAACAACCCCACCCCCAAGCCCTTGCTGGTGCGGCCCGATACTTTGGTGGCATTCAGCAGGCGCGTTTCCGCAGGGTTCTTTACCAACTTTTCATCGGCGCCTATCTTTTCTTCCACATTATAAAACCCAATAGGCGTGGCACCCACTCGGCGCGAGTAGAACAGGTTGCCTTTGTTGAATAGCTCGGTGCCTTCGGTGAAGAACTGGCGGTTTTCGTTGAACTGCACCTCAAACGGCGACAAGTTGAGCACTTGGTTGTCGCTCTGTACCTGCCCGAAGTCGGGGACTAGGGTAGCGTCCAGGGTGAAGCTTTCGTTGATGCCCCATTTGATATCGGCGCCACCATTGAAGCTGGTGGTAGTGCGGCGTGTGCCTTCCGCGTTCAGTGGGTTATGATTTACGTAGCTCGACACGTACGGCGTGAGCGAGAGGCGCAATGGCGGCTTGATGTCGCGCACGCCCTTCAACTCGCCCCACTGGTTCACGAAACCGTCCACAGCGGGCTTTACCTCATTCCAGAAGAAGTCTTGGTTTTCGCGCTTGCGGCGGCGCATAAAATTGAGCCCCCACAGTTGCTCGGCAGTAGCACTGAAACGAATAGCCGAATACGGAATGCGCATTTCCGCCACCCAATCGGTACCTCTGATGGCGGTGCGCGATTCCCACACGGCATTCCAAGCGAAGTCTTCGCCACCAGCCGGCGAGTAACGGCAGTCCATCTGTACGCCACCCGTCGTCACGAAGAAGCCGTAGCCGTTGAGCTTGTCGTGGTAGGTATCGAGGAAGATGGCAATGAAGTCGGTGTTGCCGAAATCGTCGCGGGCGGATAACTCTTGCGGGATAGAATCGGCATTCACATCGTGCATGACGGCTCCGACGTACAGGTTGGCATCGTCGTAGAGGATGCGTACTTCCGTGGGGTGCTTTTCGTGCGGGCCGGGGTTGGGACGGTTCTGAATGAAGTCGGTGGCCGCAGTGGCCTGTTGCCAAACGGCTTCATCGAGCAAGCCATCCAGCTTGATGCTCTCGGTGATGCGCACGGCTTGCAACGCACGCTTGGGCGCTGGCACTTTCGAGTCGGCGGACTCTGTAGCCTTTGTGGCGGCTGACTGCTGTGCAAGCGCGGAACTGGCCAGCAGCGTACTACTTAGCCAAAAAATAAAGACAAAGCAGTGGCGCATCACGACAGAATGGCGAGATATGAGTGTTTCAAACGGAAGATTTTTTAAGCCGGACTACAAGAGCCGGCACCAGGACCCAGAAGCAAAAAAGACGTGTACTCTCCGACCCTAAAAGTGAGTATTACTACTATTTGATGCTATAGATGCAATCGATAGCACGAGCGTTGCCTTGCCTACTTATTTTGTTGTTGAAACCATATACTTAAACACAGACGCCCCCTACACTCCTCATTCGGCAGTTGGTTACAACAATTCCGAATTATTTTTTCGCACAGCACTATTCGCCTAAAATAAAGCCGGCCGCTGTTGCAGCAGCGACCGGCACGGCGACTCACTCACTCACCGTTATGTCAATAGTTGAAGAAGATTTGCTGTTTTTGGAATCCGAAGAATGGCCTAGCAGCTTGCGATACTTATTAGCTAGTAGGTCAGGCTGCTTGGTACCATTCACTGTTAAGCCCTTGTTATTCAGTTGAAGCGAGAAACTCTTCTCGTCCTTATCTAGTAATCCATCTCGCCGTAACTCCTCCCGAATGCGGTCGGAATCAACTTGGGGTGGACGTGGAACCGCTGGAACGCGGGGCACCATGGGGGTGCGTGGTGTGGCAGGCGTGCGCGGCACAGATGGTACCCGGGGCACTGCTGGTGTGCGGGGCACCGGAGGCACTGGCGGGGCCGGCACAGGTGGCATGTCGCTGTAAGCGAAGCTGTTGTTGTTGTTGCTTTGCTGCTGGATATTCATCGAACCCGTGGCGCTCATCTTGCGGCCCGTGCGGTCTTCATACAGCTTCAAGTACTTCTCTCGCATAGCATCCGTCTGCTTGTTGCCGTTGGCCGACATGCTTTTTTGGCTCAGAGAAAAGCTGAAATTGTTGGGGTCCCGAATCAAGCCATCTTTCAGTAGCTCGGTCGTCAGGGCCTTGTGCCAGGCGGCCTGCTCTTTGTCACGCTTGGCTTGCTCCTTATCACGGCGAGCTTGGTCTTGGTCGCGGCGTGCCTGCTCAGCATCACGGTGGGTTTGCTCTTGGTCCCGATGGGCTTGTTCCTTATCACGCTGCGCTTGTTCCTTGTCCCGACGAACTTGGTCTTGGTCTTGCTCGACTTGCGCCATTTCTTCGGTGTGCTCCATACGCAGCTCCTGCAAGTCTTCTTGTAGCTGCTGCCGCTCTAGCAGATTGAGGTTCTGCTTAGATAGTTGCTCTTTTAGCGACTTCTCGGCTGTTTCGAATGACTTTTGCAAGGCCTCGGTGTGCTCACGCAAATCCTGCTCCATCTCCATGTAGGCTCCTGATTCCGTTAGGGCCAGCTTGGACAGTTCTTCGGCATCGGCAGCACTCGGCGCTTTACCTTCTAGGGCAGCAGCTGCCATACGGTTGGAAAGCAAAGTCATGCGGTCTGATTGCACTTGCTGACCTTCCACTTTGGTTTTCGCCGCAGCTTCAGATTTACCGGCTTTCGCAAGCGCGTCGCGGTAAGCGGGCACTTCGGTAGCGGGTAGTTTCTTGCCGTCTACATACACCTCCGAAATAGCTCCACTCTCGTCCTTCACGACCACCGTCAGGCCTTTGATTTCGTTGAGGCGGGCCTTGCCGGATTTGGTGAGCAGCTTAGGATTGGATTGAGCATACACCACCACGGTGTCGTCCAGCGGCTTAGCGTTGCCGGGCTCATAGCCTGCGTCTGGCACCTGGCTTTGCAGTTCAGCGACGCTTTCGGCTTCTGGCGCAGCTTCCACCACAGCGTCTTCGACATTTGTTTCAGGCGAAACAGTTTCGGCAGCTACCGTAGCAGGGCGGCTAAAGGAGGCGGCACTCAAC contains:
- a CDS encoding NAD(P)/FAD-dependent oxidoreductase translates to MPVTNEYDVVIVGAGPAGTACALALRSSGRRVALVDKAQFPRDKICGDAIPSPTLKYLARLDPSYVTELQALLASHHAPTTHSRLLAPSGEELRIAWHNPAFNSPRLHFDDALLTLVRRHTNTEVLEGYAIRRLQTDEHGVTLTPADATQRPLRAALIIGCDGANSVVARSLMPSTSLDRAYHCAAVRAYYKAVADAPEDTSDFYFLREYRAGYCWVFPVGGGVYNVGFGVLSEEVAARRLNLKHELSELLANHPHLAPRFAKAEALTTITGFGLPLGGSNRPVHGHRTLLCGDAAALIDPLQGHGIDKAVHSGILAATQVQACFEAQRFDADFLATYAQQVEHYIGRELTQRYRLMRFLAGNAWLVDLVVRAARWPWLRRQLVRAVG
- a CDS encoding DUF2461 domain-containing protein; protein product: MNTPQLYDFLAELTQHNERDWFQEHKATYDRLRPEFEAAVGRWLKQMAAHDPALVGLEPKQCIFRIYRDVRFSRNKRPYKTHFSAYFSGGGKKSNNPGYYVQLGPNGQTLLAGGMYEPDKEQLARIRQEIDYNSAALHKLLQTPDFSQYFAGVEGEKLKKAPAGYPADHPEIELLKHKSFIVSHSVPDATARKLDLDTYVPTVFRAMQPFCAYLQEAIDG
- a CDS encoding DUF4174 domain-containing protein, translating into MRLTSFRWLLVLGGVVLGSAVARGQASTAPKSSLTALLKASRWQKRVLLLCAPTATDDALLRQRQLLAPARADLAARDLLVQEVLLNQVSPTDKKYLTENLRVSTTGFTALLIGKDGGAKRRETEPVAPSSLFSTIDVMPMRQQEMRKTRRQ
- a CDS encoding alpha/beta hydrolase translates to MASSLDPDPDTYLPDPLGPNFELRHLPQSTDYEGSVRATLVRYRKSPAATRAVLYVHGFNDYFFQRDMATEYAAHGFRFYALDLRKYGRAILRHQRPNNVRDLTEYYDDLDAALAVIRAEGSTTVVLSGHSTGGLIISLYAKARPTAELAALVLNSPFFDLFQPWYRKLSVPLVTSLGALLPDLKLPASLSDTYGQSLHRAYRGQWDYDLAWKPNRVFTINAGWLRAIRLGHRQIRRGLDLQIPVLVLHSDRTAYGRKWSDDFHRSDIVLDVAHIRQLSPRLGSKVTVKAIEGGIHDLFLSAPAVRAAAYRAVFEWLELVLSLEQNARYVENNGA
- a CDS encoding L,D-transpeptidase family protein, producing MRLLALLAAALLLTLCARSASPLMIAVEPDPAFRAQQQQYPRVRDAYALHEANLHALLRRNGIQAGRLELYLRAFKVGRRLEAWGREQGTGEFVLLRTYALAGTSGSLGPKHQAGDKQVPEGFYMINRFNPASNYHLSLGLDYPNAADLRHAAPDPGGDIFIHGSNVTVGCLPITDAGIRELYVLAVEARSAGQTDIAVHIFPFEMTAENLARRVASPHLGFWQGLVAGYQYFEDHHQLPTMHVDAHGAYAVE
- a CDS encoding NUDIX hydrolase, encoding MPAYLTLDDFPTPKNLRDSAVLVPIFEDAAGELHVVMVRRSSYGAHGGELAFPGGKHEPTDASLLATALREAEEEVGLAPANVEVLAALPTVDVPSGFRITPFLGKIRRPEVWQWQQREVEEVLEIPLRHLADPTQHVEEVWQLPRWPGPRRVPFYQIAGGYKLWGASYRIISPLIQPLLAGEYVKS
- a CDS encoding TolB family protein, whose amino-acid sequence is MKRLFFLLLTLVPAAAWAQGEQSLWYFGQQAGLSFPVGGGAPTPLLNSKMTTYEGSAVATNAQGQLLFYTNGENIFNRQHTVMPNGRNLTGSSASTQSALIVPDPGSGNVFYVFTVGAQGGKEGLRYSVVDMTRDNGLGDVPRANILLISPVAEKLSAVRHQNGRDVWVVAHRWNSNAFVSYLVTADGVQGKPILSNVGGMHAGPGRNAIGAMKFSPDGRKIAVAVWREANRYEVFDFDRNTGLVKNPKVFSPYPEAYGIEFSPDGTKLYGSSNGEGGGQAQIFQFDLKTGKAAVIGKSANRKVGQLQRAPDGKIYVAREDNPFLGLITNPNGDAATAKYVDDGLKLGGRRGKLGLPNFITEPGK